One window from the genome of Roseisolibacter agri encodes:
- a CDS encoding RagB/SusD family nutrient uptake outer membrane protein, whose amino-acid sequence MLKRAITLLGAAAALLGAAACNDEAFLTEVPYDFVGPENFYATADDARAALAGVYATSVSSTGDNYYGRNFVMLVEFLTEMQTPYLSATNERSLVDNYTFTPAHSYIYSTWQSAYQAINRANSVIDRVPAIPMDTTLRSRLVAEAKFLRALHYFNLVRMFGGVPLRTKETTTLDSLQQPRASAQAVYAQIVTDLKDAIRVLPAQRTYTGPDIGRASRGAAKTLLAKAYLQRAGTGVTPNVGVDSALALLQDVKATEGYALVANYASLFDMTNEVNSEVIFDVQCSRSNGVGCRLSNQVAPRMSNYGSGQNGSFTAEEPFFLEFAANDRRLATTWQLSFTNKAGATITYGPTTNTANGAYGADTPYMAKFLDRLSVTAGNDEPNYIILRYADNLLMEAEAINELQGPTAAAYAAINAVRTRAGLADLTAGLAKAAFKDSVFAQRRLELSMEGPHGYFDSQRNWAWAKARIEANFARGVQWLTLPAAQRVRQSRWPKFATGTTAVPVLTDKYRLLPIPTQARDLNPQLEQNPGW is encoded by the coding sequence ATGCTGAAGCGAGCCATCACCCTGCTCGGCGCCGCCGCCGCGCTGCTCGGCGCCGCGGCCTGCAACGACGAGGCCTTCCTGACCGAGGTCCCCTACGACTTCGTCGGCCCCGAGAACTTCTACGCCACCGCCGACGACGCGCGGGCGGCGCTCGCCGGCGTGTACGCGACGTCGGTCAGCTCGACGGGCGACAACTACTACGGGCGCAACTTCGTCATGCTCGTCGAGTTCCTGACGGAGATGCAGACGCCCTACCTGAGCGCGACGAACGAGCGCAGCCTGGTGGACAACTACACGTTCACGCCGGCGCACAGCTACATCTACTCGACCTGGCAGAGCGCCTACCAGGCGATCAACCGCGCGAACTCGGTGATCGACCGCGTGCCGGCGATCCCGATGGACACGACGCTCCGCAGCCGCCTCGTGGCGGAGGCGAAGTTCCTGCGCGCGCTGCACTACTTCAACCTGGTGCGGATGTTCGGCGGCGTGCCGCTGCGCACGAAGGAGACGACCACGCTGGACAGCCTCCAGCAGCCGCGCGCCAGCGCGCAGGCGGTCTATGCGCAGATCGTCACCGACCTGAAGGACGCGATCCGCGTGCTCCCCGCGCAGCGCACGTACACGGGCCCGGACATCGGCCGCGCGTCGCGCGGCGCCGCGAAGACGCTGCTGGCGAAGGCCTACCTGCAGCGCGCCGGCACGGGCGTCACGCCCAACGTCGGCGTCGACTCGGCGCTCGCGCTGCTGCAGGACGTGAAGGCGACCGAGGGCTACGCGCTGGTGGCCAACTACGCCAGCCTGTTCGACATGACCAACGAGGTGAACTCCGAGGTCATCTTCGACGTGCAGTGCTCGCGCTCCAACGGCGTCGGCTGCCGCCTGTCGAACCAGGTCGCGCCCCGCATGTCGAACTACGGCAGCGGCCAGAACGGCTCGTTCACGGCCGAGGAGCCGTTCTTCCTGGAGTTCGCGGCCAACGACCGGCGGCTCGCGACCACCTGGCAGCTCTCGTTCACCAACAAGGCCGGCGCGACGATCACCTACGGGCCGACGACCAACACGGCCAACGGCGCGTACGGCGCGGATACGCCGTACATGGCGAAGTTCCTCGACCGGCTGTCGGTGACGGCCGGCAACGACGAGCCGAACTACATCATCCTGCGCTACGCCGACAACCTCCTGATGGAGGCGGAGGCGATCAACGAGCTGCAGGGCCCGACGGCGGCGGCGTACGCGGCGATCAACGCGGTGCGCACGCGCGCCGGCCTGGCGGACCTGACGGCCGGCCTCGCGAAGGCCGCGTTCAAGGACTCGGTGTTCGCGCAGCGCCGCCTGGAGCTGTCGATGGAGGGGCCGCACGGCTACTTCGACAGCCAGCGCAACTGGGCGTGGGCGAAGGCGCGCATCGAGGCCAACTTCGCGCGCGGCGTGCAGTGGCTGACGCTCCCCGCCGCGCAGCGCGTGCGCCAGAGCCGCTGGCCGAAGTTCGCGACCGGCACGACGGCGGTGCCGGTGCTGACGGACAAGTACCGGCTGCTGCCGATCCCCACGCAGGCGCGCGACCTCAACCCGCAGCTCGAGCAGAACCCCGGCTGGTGA
- a CDS encoding pectinesterase family protein, which yields MTARAALLLLATVAAAATARAQAPSRPSRWSAVVDARFTGTEGDTVAGAPTYRTLGHALDGLPANGAQRATILIRKGRYREKLTIDRPRVTLVGEHRDSTVLTYDAAAGQPTPTGGTWGTRGSYTLRIIAPDFRAERLTIENAFDYPTNAAKPATDPTKLRDAQAVALMLDLGSDRAAFVDVRILGHQDTLFPNAGRAWFHRCVVAGSVDFIFGAGQAVFDECEIVSRDRGSRTNNGYVTAPSTPTDQPYGFLFWRSRLTKERAAMAPATVVLGRPWHPFADPDANGSAVFVDCWMDDHLGAKGWDRMSMTDSTGARSWWEPESARFFESGSRGPGAVASPTRRTLTREQRARFTPAAVLRGWTPSRTVTPL from the coding sequence ATGACCGCGCGCGCGGCGCTGCTGCTGCTCGCGACCGTCGCCGCCGCGGCGACCGCCCGCGCGCAGGCGCCGTCACGGCCCTCACGGTGGAGCGCGGTGGTGGACGCGCGCTTCACCGGCACCGAGGGCGACACCGTGGCCGGCGCGCCGACGTACCGTACGCTCGGGCACGCGCTCGACGGGCTGCCGGCCAACGGCGCGCAGCGGGCGACGATCCTGATCCGCAAGGGCCGCTACCGCGAGAAGCTGACGATCGACCGCCCGCGCGTGACGCTCGTGGGCGAGCACCGCGACTCGACGGTTCTGACGTACGACGCGGCCGCCGGCCAGCCGACGCCCACCGGCGGCACGTGGGGGACGCGCGGCAGCTACACGCTGCGCATCATCGCGCCCGACTTCCGCGCCGAGCGGCTGACGATCGAGAACGCGTTCGACTATCCGACGAACGCGGCGAAGCCCGCCACCGATCCGACCAAGCTGCGCGACGCGCAGGCGGTGGCGCTGATGCTCGACCTCGGGAGCGACCGCGCGGCGTTCGTGGACGTGCGGATCCTCGGCCACCAGGACACGCTCTTCCCCAACGCGGGGCGCGCGTGGTTCCACCGCTGCGTGGTCGCGGGCAGCGTCGACTTCATCTTCGGCGCGGGCCAGGCGGTGTTCGACGAGTGCGAGATCGTGAGCCGCGACCGCGGCAGCCGCACGAACAACGGCTACGTCACCGCGCCCAGCACGCCCACCGACCAGCCGTACGGCTTCCTGTTCTGGCGCAGCCGGCTGACGAAGGAGCGTGCGGCGATGGCGCCGGCGACGGTGGTGCTGGGCCGGCCATGGCATCCGTTCGCCGATCCCGACGCGAACGGCAGCGCGGTGTTCGTGGACTGCTGGATGGACGACCACCTCGGGGCGAAGGGGTGGGACCGGATGTCGATGACCGACTCGACCGGCGCCCGCTCGTGGTGGGAGCCGGAGAGCGCGCGATTCTTCGAATCCGGGTCGCGCGGGCCGGGCGCGGTGGCGAGCCCCACGCGCCGCACGCTGACGCGCGAGCAGCGGGCGCGCTTCACCCCGGCGGCGGTGCTGCGCGGCTGGACGCCGTCGCGCACGGTGACGCCCCTGTGA
- a CDS encoding MFS transporter, producing MTETTSTQVRVDAAVGPRPIRGLRWWIVGMICMLTVINYVDRMTLSVLAPTIREEFGMSNAAYSRVVTTFLLGYTISQALSGKVLDRIGTRVGFMLFVGIWTAASMLHATARSVFQLSAFRFVLGIGEAGNWPGAAKAVAEWFPIKERAFAMAIFNSGSALGAVVAPPLIAWVALTFGWRSAFFVGAIMSAVLMTAWFLFFRTPAEHPRLSAEEREYIAAGQAEADVVASGTASRRPWLSLFRHRQVWALIAARFFTDPIWWFLISWLPNYLKSERGFSLATIGMLAWIPFLWADVGNLAGGGASSLLIKRGWSVDRARKTVLVGSALLIPLGVAVVINAKSDALVIAAVSVIAFAFQSWIVNVHTIPSDTFPKQDVGSVFGIGGTAAGIASMGFTLLVGQIVDRFGYRPVYVMVGLMAPLAAALFLVIMRRIERVPALVEPAA from the coding sequence ATGACCGAGACAACGAGCACCCAGGTCCGCGTCGACGCGGCGGTGGGCCCCCGCCCCATCCGCGGGCTGCGCTGGTGGATCGTCGGCATGATCTGCATGCTGACGGTCATCAACTACGTCGACCGGATGACGCTGTCGGTGCTCGCGCCGACCATCCGCGAGGAGTTCGGGATGTCGAACGCCGCGTACTCGCGCGTCGTCACGACCTTCCTCCTCGGCTACACCATCTCGCAGGCGCTCAGCGGCAAGGTGCTCGACCGCATCGGCACGCGCGTCGGGTTCATGCTGTTCGTCGGCATCTGGACCGCGGCGTCGATGCTGCACGCCACCGCGCGCTCCGTGTTCCAGCTCTCGGCCTTCCGCTTCGTGCTCGGCATCGGCGAGGCGGGCAACTGGCCCGGCGCCGCGAAGGCGGTGGCCGAGTGGTTCCCCATCAAGGAACGCGCGTTCGCGATGGCGATCTTCAACAGCGGCTCGGCGCTCGGCGCCGTGGTCGCGCCGCCGCTCATCGCCTGGGTCGCGCTCACCTTCGGGTGGCGCAGCGCGTTCTTCGTCGGCGCCATCATGTCGGCGGTGCTGATGACGGCGTGGTTCCTCTTCTTCCGCACGCCGGCCGAGCATCCGCGCCTGTCGGCCGAGGAGCGCGAGTACATCGCGGCCGGGCAGGCGGAGGCGGACGTCGTCGCGTCGGGCACCGCGTCGCGCCGCCCGTGGCTCAGCCTCTTCAGGCACCGCCAGGTGTGGGCGCTGATCGCCGCGCGCTTCTTCACCGACCCGATCTGGTGGTTCCTGATCTCCTGGCTGCCGAACTACCTGAAGAGCGAGCGCGGGTTCAGCCTCGCGACCATCGGCATGCTGGCGTGGATCCCGTTCCTGTGGGCGGACGTCGGCAACCTCGCGGGCGGCGGCGCGTCGAGCCTCCTCATCAAGCGCGGCTGGAGCGTGGACCGCGCGCGCAAGACCGTGCTCGTCGGCAGCGCGCTCCTCATCCCGCTCGGCGTCGCGGTCGTCATCAACGCGAAGAGCGACGCGCTGGTGATCGCGGCGGTGAGCGTGATCGCGTTCGCGTTCCAGAGCTGGATCGTGAACGTGCACACGATCCCGTCGGACACCTTCCCGAAGCAGGACGTCGGCTCGGTGTTCGGGATCGGTGGCACGGCGGCGGGCATCGCCAGCATGGGCTTCACGCTGCTGGTGGGCCAGATCGTCGACCGCTTCGGTTACCGGCCGGTGTACGTGATGGTGGGCCTCATGGCGCCGCTGGCGGCCGCGCTCTTCCTGGTCATCATGCGGCGCATCGAGCGCGTGCCCGCGCTGGTGGAGCCGGCCGCATGA
- a CDS encoding TonB-dependent receptor plug domain-containing protein yields the protein MRAPHAGAVALVLLAAGTAACASGRGKAGDSPRTASDSTASAAGPRAGQVATAKDWENRSTGRVEELFVGRFPGVQVYQAAGGIQVRIRGATSLRGNNEPLYIVDGFPFAPGTDGLITLNPSDIAKIEVLKDAGQIAEYGSRGANGVVRITTKRGGK from the coding sequence ATGCGTGCACCACATGCGGGCGCGGTCGCGCTCGTCCTGCTCGCCGCCGGCACCGCGGCCTGCGCCAGTGGCCGGGGCAAGGCCGGCGACTCGCCCCGCACCGCCTCCGACTCCACCGCCAGCGCCGCCGGCCCGCGTGCGGGCCAGGTCGCCACGGCGAAGGACTGGGAGAACCGCAGCACCGGGCGCGTCGAGGAGCTGTTCGTCGGCCGCTTCCCGGGCGTGCAGGTCTACCAGGCCGCGGGCGGCATCCAGGTCCGCATCCGCGGCGCGACGTCGCTGCGCGGCAACAACGAGCCGCTCTACATCGTCGACGGCTTCCCGTTCGCGCCGGGCACCGACGGGCTGATCACGCTCAACCCGAGCGACATCGCCAAGATCGAGGTGCTGAAGGACGCCGGGCAGATCGCGGAGTACGGCTCGCGCGGCGCGAACGGCGTGGTGCGCATCACGACCAAGCGCGGCGGGAAGTAG
- a CDS encoding SusC/RagA family TonB-linked outer membrane protein, protein MRRPWLPLVSLGTVAGVAGTVAGIAVAWLTPHAAHAQPGAGRIVGTVTDAARAVPLANVGVGLVGQPGGARTDSAGRYVIGNVAPGRYVVRAQLIGFGARQDTVVVTAGQAATANFALAQTSVTLDQVVVVGYGTQRRSDLTGAVTTVQPNVERQPVTSVEQTLQGTAPGVQVTQASAAPGGGMSIRIRGGSSVNGSNEPLYVIDGFPVENDANTASPGDGGRSATAPANPLAAINPNDIASIEILKDASATAIYGARGANGVVLITTKRGRDSRPRINLDTYTGSQAVAKRYELLNATEFAQFANTWATNQGLAAPYANPASFGVGTDWQDLIFRTAPIYNAQLGVTGGGSGQNATRYALSGGVFQQEGVVKGSDFRRLSLRGNVDQAVGSRLRLGSNVLLSRVNSSQVPTDGSLNAGAGAVGAALQYAPLMSVTRADGSYTLMSTDFPSELQAVGIPLSNVPNPVATALAVQDALYDTRILANASGEYTLLQGLRFRTTVGTDLSYRGRDTYYPRNTLQGFSQGGRAIRSRVDNTSFLNENTLSFDRTFGEAHALSTVVGYTRQSLNSVRGDARNSNFVSDITGFESIGAGSQAGGPTVASGRTRWTLASYLGRVNYTLLDRYLFSVTGRRDGSSRFGAENRWGFFPAAAVGWRLSEEPFVRDIPRLSNLKLRASYGVVGNPSISPYQSLTRLAPQQYTFNGTLAPGYQPFAIGNPELSWESTRQLDVGLDLGLFDGRVELVADRYRKRTDDLLLQTALPSEVGYSSAFVNAGSVENKGIELGLTLRVFEPAQPGRGFGWTSTVNYARNRNRVLDLGPGVMRIFAASQTLSDIGATSSVVEVGQPIGAFYGYRTAGLFRDSTTLLAWRAKTRLETGTPGLGNVQYVDVNGDGVINALDRTIIGDPNPDYTVGWQNSFSLFGFELAALIDGAFGNQVLNLNNIRLGGASPSTNVLRERVVDAWSPENPDGRWQRIGAGTGQQGQDITQELLEDGSYWRLRTVTLSRELPASLLRGRGFGARLYVTGQNLFTRTDYSGFNPDVSSLGVGNLNRGVDVGSYPLARTYTFGVNVTY, encoded by the coding sequence ATGCGCCGTCCGTGGCTCCCGCTCGTGTCCCTCGGCACCGTCGCCGGCGTCGCCGGCACGGTCGCCGGCATCGCCGTCGCCTGGCTGACGCCCCACGCGGCGCACGCCCAGCCCGGGGCCGGCCGCATCGTCGGCACCGTCACCGACGCCGCCCGCGCCGTGCCCCTCGCCAACGTCGGCGTCGGCCTCGTCGGCCAGCCGGGGGGCGCCCGCACCGACAGCGCCGGCCGCTACGTCATCGGCAACGTCGCCCCCGGGCGCTACGTCGTCCGCGCGCAGCTCATCGGCTTCGGCGCCCGCCAGGACACGGTCGTCGTCACCGCCGGCCAGGCCGCCACGGCCAACTTCGCGCTCGCCCAGACCTCGGTCACGCTCGACCAGGTGGTCGTCGTCGGCTACGGCACGCAGCGCCGCTCCGACCTCACGGGCGCCGTCACCACGGTGCAGCCCAACGTCGAGCGCCAGCCCGTCACCTCGGTCGAGCAGACGCTCCAGGGCACGGCACCCGGCGTCCAGGTCACCCAGGCCTCGGCCGCCCCGGGCGGCGGCATGTCGATCCGCATCCGCGGCGGCTCCTCGGTCAACGGCAGCAACGAGCCGCTCTACGTCATCGACGGCTTCCCGGTCGAGAACGACGCCAACACGGCGAGCCCCGGCGACGGCGGCCGCTCCGCCACCGCGCCCGCCAACCCGCTGGCCGCGATCAACCCGAACGACATCGCGTCGATCGAGATCCTCAAGGACGCCTCGGCGACCGCGATCTACGGCGCGCGCGGGGCCAACGGCGTGGTGCTCATCACCACGAAGCGCGGCCGCGACAGCCGCCCGCGCATCAACCTCGACACGTACACGGGCTCGCAGGCCGTCGCCAAGCGCTACGAGCTGCTGAACGCCACCGAGTTCGCGCAGTTCGCCAACACGTGGGCCACCAACCAGGGACTCGCCGCGCCGTACGCGAACCCCGCGTCGTTCGGCGTCGGCACCGACTGGCAGGACCTGATCTTCCGCACGGCGCCCATCTACAACGCGCAGCTCGGCGTCACCGGCGGCGGCAGCGGCCAGAACGCCACCCGCTACGCGCTCTCGGGCGGCGTCTTCCAGCAGGAGGGCGTGGTGAAGGGCTCCGACTTCCGGCGCCTCTCGCTGCGCGGCAACGTCGACCAGGCCGTGGGCTCGCGCCTCCGCCTCGGCAGCAACGTGCTGCTGAGCCGCGTGAACAGCAGCCAGGTGCCGACCGACGGGTCGCTGAACGCGGGCGCCGGCGCCGTGGGCGCCGCGCTGCAGTACGCGCCGCTCATGAGCGTCACGCGCGCCGACGGCTCGTACACGCTGATGTCGACCGACTTCCCGTCCGAGCTGCAGGCCGTCGGGATCCCGCTCAGCAACGTGCCCAACCCGGTGGCGACCGCGCTCGCGGTGCAGGACGCGCTCTACGACACGCGCATCCTCGCCAACGCGAGCGGCGAGTACACGCTGCTGCAGGGGCTCCGCTTCCGGACCACCGTCGGCACGGACCTCTCGTACCGCGGGCGCGACACGTACTACCCGCGCAACACGCTGCAGGGCTTCTCGCAGGGCGGCCGCGCGATCCGCTCGCGCGTCGACAACACGAGCTTCCTGAACGAGAACACGCTCAGCTTCGACCGCACGTTCGGCGAGGCGCACGCGCTGTCGACGGTCGTGGGCTACACGCGCCAGAGCCTCAACTCGGTCCGCGGCGACGCGCGCAACAGCAACTTCGTCAGCGACATCACGGGCTTCGAGAGCATCGGCGCCGGCTCCCAGGCGGGCGGCCCGACGGTCGCCTCGGGGCGCACGCGCTGGACGCTCGCGTCGTACCTGGGCCGCGTGAACTACACGCTGCTCGACCGCTACCTGTTCTCGGTCACGGGCCGCCGCGACGGCTCGTCGCGCTTCGGGGCCGAGAACCGCTGGGGCTTCTTCCCGGCGGCCGCGGTGGGCTGGCGGCTGTCGGAGGAGCCGTTCGTGCGCGACATCCCGCGCCTCAGCAACCTGAAGCTGCGCGCGTCGTACGGCGTCGTCGGCAATCCCTCCATCTCGCCGTACCAGTCGCTCACGCGCCTCGCGCCGCAGCAGTACACGTTCAACGGCACGCTGGCGCCGGGCTACCAGCCGTTCGCCATCGGCAACCCGGAGCTGAGCTGGGAGTCCACCAGGCAGCTCGACGTCGGCCTCGACCTCGGGCTGTTCGACGGGCGCGTGGAGCTGGTCGCCGACCGGTATCGCAAGCGCACCGACGACCTGCTGCTGCAGACGGCGCTGCCGTCCGAGGTCGGCTACTCGAGCGCGTTCGTCAACGCGGGCTCGGTGGAGAACAAGGGCATCGAGCTGGGGCTGACGCTGCGCGTCTTCGAGCCCGCGCAGCCGGGCCGCGGCTTCGGCTGGACGAGCACCGTCAACTACGCGCGCAACCGCAACCGCGTGCTCGACCTCGGCCCCGGCGTGATGCGCATCTTCGCGGCGTCGCAGACGCTCTCCGACATCGGCGCGACGTCGAGCGTCGTCGAGGTGGGCCAGCCGATCGGCGCCTTCTACGGCTACCGGACCGCGGGCCTCTTCCGCGACTCGACGACGCTGCTCGCGTGGCGCGCGAAGACGCGCCTCGAGACCGGCACGCCGGGGCTGGGCAACGTGCAGTACGTGGACGTCAACGGCGACGGCGTGATCAACGCGCTCGACCGCACGATCATCGGCGATCCGAACCCCGACTACACGGTCGGCTGGCAGAACTCGTTCAGCCTGTTCGGCTTCGAGCTGGCGGCGCTGATCGACGGCGCGTTCGGCAACCAGGTGCTGAACCTCAACAACATCCGCCTCGGCGGCGCGAGCCCGAGCACCAACGTGCTGCGCGAGCGCGTCGTGGACGCGTGGAGCCCCGAGAACCCGGACGGCAGGTGGCAGCGCATCGGCGCGGGCACGGGCCAGCAGGGCCAGGACATCACGCAGGAGCTGCTGGAGGACGGGTCGTACTGGCGCCTGCGCACGGTGACGCTCTCGCGCGAGCTGCCCGCGTCGCTGCTGCGCGGCCGCGGCTTCGGCGCCCGCCTCTACGTCACGGGGCAGAACCTCTTCACGCGCACCGACTACTCCGGCTTCAACCCCGACGTCAGCTCGCTCGGCGTGGGGAACCTGAACCGCGGCGTGGACGTCGGCTCGTACCCGCTTGCCCGGACGTACACGTTCGGCGTGAACGTCACCTACTGA
- a CDS encoding serine/threonine-protein kinase: MHLPSNEPFAGIPLAAPPSAAATPAARRCPRCGTGFAADAVFCIHDGTALLSDRAAQTLTGTLVAGQFLVEARLGEGGMGAVYRAVQVRMARPCALKVLRRDVASDSSTVARFRREASNSSQLFHPNIAALYDFGETSDGLFYLAMELVEGETLTTLVAREGALAPLRAASIVRQVADALAVADEHGVVHRDLKPDNVLLVPRRDGSDLAKVVDFGIAKATRVEGQRITRTGVVIGTPAFMSPEQLAGESDLDGRSDQYALGLIAFELLTGARAFPARTFGEATRRMVAEPPKLAEHRPDVAWPPGLQQVIDRALALDRTQRWPTATAFGAAFAQTIQAWQVPGSVAPGLAPGLAPGLAPGLAPGLAPGLMATPAVMRQRLIVIGAALLVLIAVVVVLTLI; this comes from the coding sequence ATGCACCTCCCGTCCAACGAGCCGTTCGCCGGCATCCCGCTGGCCGCTCCGCCGTCGGCCGCCGCGACGCCCGCCGCGCGCCGCTGCCCGCGCTGCGGCACGGGCTTCGCCGCGGACGCCGTCTTCTGCATCCACGACGGCACCGCGCTGCTCTCCGACCGCGCCGCGCAGACGCTCACCGGCACGCTGGTGGCCGGCCAGTTCCTCGTCGAGGCGCGGCTGGGCGAGGGCGGGATGGGCGCCGTCTATCGCGCGGTGCAGGTGCGCATGGCGCGCCCGTGCGCGCTCAAGGTCCTGCGGCGCGACGTCGCCAGCGACTCCAGCACGGTCGCGCGCTTCCGCCGCGAGGCGAGCAACTCGTCGCAGCTCTTCCACCCGAACATCGCCGCGCTGTACGACTTCGGCGAGACGAGCGACGGGCTGTTCTACCTCGCGATGGAGCTCGTGGAGGGCGAGACGCTGACGACGCTGGTGGCGCGCGAGGGCGCGCTGGCGCCGCTGCGCGCGGCGAGCATCGTGCGGCAGGTGGCCGACGCGCTCGCGGTGGCCGACGAGCATGGCGTGGTGCATCGCGACCTCAAGCCCGACAACGTGCTGCTGGTGCCGCGCCGCGACGGCAGCGACCTCGCGAAGGTCGTGGACTTCGGCATCGCGAAGGCGACGCGCGTGGAGGGGCAGCGCATCACGCGCACGGGCGTCGTCATCGGCACGCCGGCGTTCATGAGCCCCGAGCAGCTGGCCGGCGAGAGCGATCTGGATGGCCGCAGCGACCAGTACGCGCTCGGCCTCATCGCGTTCGAGCTGCTGACCGGCGCGCGCGCCTTTCCCGCGCGCACCTTCGGCGAGGCGACGCGGCGCATGGTGGCCGAGCCGCCCAAGCTGGCCGAGCACCGCCCGGACGTCGCATGGCCGCCGGGGCTGCAGCAGGTGATCGACCGCGCGCTCGCGCTCGACCGCACGCAGCGCTGGCCCACGGCCACCGCGTTCGGCGCTGCGTTCGCGCAGACGATCCAGGCGTGGCAGGTGCCGGGGAGCGTCGCGCCCGGCCTCGCGCCCGGCCTCGCGCCCGGCCTCGCGCCCGGCCTCGCGCCCGGCCTCGCGCCGGGCCTCATGGCCACGCCGGCGGTCATGCGGCAGCGCCTGATCGTCATCGGGGCCGCGCTGCTGGTGCTGATCGCGGTCGTCGTCGTGCTCACCCTGATCTGA
- a CDS encoding PIG-L deacetylase family protein yields the protein MHACARAVLGTLLLLAPCAARAQVRAPSTATPRTLVAVLAHADDEAPVAPILARYAREGARVHLLIVSDGGQGAGQQGTLARPDSGPRGEELVRVRAEEARCAARALGLQPPILLGFPDGRLGDYVGDRSLLYRLTPRLAEELQRLRPDAIVTWGPDGGVGHPDHRIVSALVTQLVRAGAPGVPERLYYMNLPAEAIRAMNPQRGAPPLLIPADRYFTVRVPFAPEDLEAAMRSMACHRTQITAEAAARVAPATARAWNGVIALIPAFPTGPGTDVFR from the coding sequence ATGCACGCGTGCGCTCGTGCCGTCCTCGGGACGCTGCTGCTCCTCGCGCCGTGCGCCGCGCGCGCGCAGGTCCGTGCACCATCGACCGCCACGCCGCGCACGCTCGTCGCGGTGCTCGCCCATGCCGACGACGAGGCGCCGGTCGCGCCGATCCTCGCGCGCTACGCCCGCGAGGGCGCGCGCGTCCACCTGCTGATCGTGAGCGACGGCGGGCAGGGCGCCGGGCAGCAGGGCACCCTGGCGCGCCCGGACTCGGGACCGCGTGGCGAGGAGCTGGTCCGCGTGCGGGCCGAGGAGGCGCGGTGCGCCGCGCGCGCGCTCGGCCTCCAGCCGCCGATCCTGCTCGGCTTCCCCGACGGGAGGCTGGGCGACTACGTCGGCGACCGCTCGCTGCTGTATCGCCTGACGCCGCGCCTCGCCGAGGAGCTGCAGCGCCTGCGGCCGGACGCGATCGTGACGTGGGGACCGGATGGTGGCGTCGGGCATCCCGACCACCGGATCGTCAGCGCGCTCGTGACGCAGCTCGTGCGCGCCGGCGCGCCCGGCGTGCCGGAGCGGCTGTACTACATGAACCTGCCGGCCGAGGCGATCCGCGCGATGAACCCGCAGCGTGGCGCGCCGCCGCTGCTGATCCCGGCGGACCGGTACTTCACGGTGCGCGTGCCGTTCGCGCCCGAGGACCTGGAGGCGGCGATGCGCTCGATGGCCTGCCACCGGACGCAGATCACCGCGGAGGCCGCGGCGCGCGTCGCGCCGGCCACCGCGCGCGCGTGGAACGGCGTGATCGCGCTCATCCCCGCGTTTCCGACCGGACCGGGGACCGACGTGTTCCGGTGA
- a CDS encoding rhamnogalacturonan acetylesterase encodes MRFPRTLVLLAAAALSAGFAPPARLTLFLIGDSTMADRPDASNPERGWGQALPRFLDGAVAVENHARNGRSTRSVIGEGRWDSVVTRLKPGDYVLIQFGHNDQKVEDSTRYTNPYTAYRRNLERFVAESRARGATPIVLSSIVRRSFSTGGALQDTHGAYPWVARTVAREAGVGFVDLQLLTEELVQRAGPERSKALYVWVGERRDDTHLSPAGADSVARLAARELRRLGGPLAAHVRGVD; translated from the coding sequence ATGCGATTCCCGCGCACGCTCGTGCTGCTCGCCGCGGCCGCGCTCTCGGCCGGCTTCGCGCCGCCGGCGCGGCTGACGCTCTTCCTGATCGGCGACTCGACGATGGCGGACCGGCCCGACGCGAGCAACCCGGAGCGCGGGTGGGGCCAGGCGCTGCCGCGCTTCCTGGACGGCGCCGTCGCGGTCGAGAACCACGCGCGCAACGGGCGCAGCACGCGCAGCGTCATCGGCGAGGGGCGCTGGGACTCGGTGGTCACGCGCCTGAAGCCCGGTGACTACGTGCTGATCCAATTCGGGCACAACGACCAGAAGGTCGAGGACTCGACGCGCTACACGAACCCGTACACGGCGTACCGCCGCAACCTCGAGCGCTTCGTGGCCGAGTCGCGGGCGAGGGGCGCCACGCCGATCGTGCTCAGCTCGATCGTGCGGCGCAGCTTCAGCACGGGCGGTGCGCTGCAGGACACGCACGGCGCGTATCCGTGGGTGGCGCGCACCGTCGCGCGCGAGGCGGGCGTGGGCTTCGTGGACCTGCAGCTGCTGACCGAGGAGCTGGTGCAGCGCGCGGGGCCCGAGCGCTCGAAGGCGCTCTACGTCTGGGTCGGCGAGCGGCGCGACGACACGCACCTGTCGCCGGCGGGTGCCGATTCCGTCGCGCGGCTGGCCGCGCGCGAGCTGCGGCGGCTGGGCGGGCCGCTCGCGGCGCACGTGCGCGGCGTCGACTAG